A single genomic interval of Spirosoma taeanense harbors:
- a CDS encoding bifunctional YncE family protein/alkaline phosphatase family protein yields the protein MFLILSLTALAQKRAYRHRSDRQALNDKSSTIMPYNRLVKSAGTVLTYGDPKLENHTLDLALLPGGTQIVIEDRYGIAVLDRVSRKLIHQWMFREVPAYRAMMSTYSGIEAFTYRNKTYIVWGASERERGKSGVMIATWANGKIGDVELLPFAAVAPAPIALPNDVAVSLESGEPYLYVALNGNNQLAKIRFADRQVVWTAPTGVAPFGVAVTGERVYVTNWAGPLPTADSASRQETAGVPWGSAYVDPRTGAIVQGSVSIVDRSNGKAEKEVRVGLHPNAIVSSRDGRFVFVANGNSDNVSVIDAQAQQVTDSISVGLFQGQTSYIGSTPNALALDSAGTTLYVANGLDNALAVVSLAERQVQGYIPTQAYPGGILCSGKELYVANLEGNGSRIATAVETGSDPKQLAFTSHRQLATLSILNVPTEAELARYTDEVRKMSLQFRLALAEQLPRPNVPPRPVPERIGEPSVFSHVLYIIKENRTYDQVLGDIPQGRGMPSLCVFGDSVTPNQHQLTREFMLLDNYYVSGKSSAEGHHWADAAMVTDYTEKSVRAWFRSYPHVLYDALVYNKKGLIWNNALDHGKTVRIYGEACTCRFDKKQYDWQKLFQMRQTSQPFSFTNTTTISRVQPILSMDFPGCDDETISDQMRADAFIRELNETAARPGDEWPNLMVMSLPNDHTSGTSPQFPTPRAMVADNDLAVGRIVEAVQRSRFAANTVIFITEDDSQAGWDHVSAYRTTGYVISPYSRLRRTVHTNYNQTSMVRTIEQILGLPPMNVIDATALPMFDCFTDKADLTPFTALPNRIRLDEMNKPLTSLTGAALNFARLSIKNAEKGMDRGNDDQMNRILWFAAKGKVPYPKAYAGSAKDKDDDDDD from the coding sequence TTGTTCCTTATTCTGAGCCTGACCGCCCTGGCGCAGAAACGCGCCTATCGCCACCGCTCCGACCGGCAGGCGCTCAATGACAAATCCTCAACCATCATGCCCTATAACCGGCTGGTTAAATCAGCCGGAACGGTTCTTACGTACGGCGACCCGAAACTGGAAAACCATACCCTCGACCTTGCGTTATTACCGGGCGGCACTCAGATCGTAATCGAAGATCGCTACGGAATTGCCGTGCTGGACCGGGTCAGCCGTAAACTAATTCACCAATGGATGTTTCGGGAGGTTCCGGCCTACAGGGCTATGATGAGCACGTACTCAGGGATTGAGGCTTTTACGTACCGGAACAAAACCTATATCGTCTGGGGTGCGTCGGAGCGGGAGCGGGGCAAGTCGGGGGTGATGATTGCGACCTGGGCTAACGGGAAAATTGGCGACGTAGAGCTTCTTCCGTTTGCGGCCGTAGCGCCCGCACCCATTGCGCTTCCCAACGACGTCGCGGTCAGTCTGGAATCGGGCGAGCCGTATCTGTATGTTGCGCTGAACGGCAATAACCAGCTGGCGAAAATCCGTTTTGCTGACCGGCAGGTGGTTTGGACAGCCCCAACCGGCGTAGCTCCGTTTGGCGTAGCCGTTACTGGTGAGCGGGTTTACGTAACCAACTGGGCCGGGCCTTTGCCCACTGCCGATTCGGCCAGCAGGCAGGAAACGGCGGGTGTGCCGTGGGGCAGCGCTTATGTCGATCCGCGCACGGGCGCCATAGTCCAGGGCTCGGTTTCGATCGTTGACCGCAGCAATGGCAAGGCTGAAAAAGAGGTCAGGGTCGGGCTGCATCCCAACGCAATTGTCAGCAGCCGCGATGGGCGGTTCGTGTTCGTCGCCAACGGCAATAGCGATAACGTATCAGTTATTGACGCCCAGGCGCAGCAGGTGACCGACTCGATCAGCGTCGGTTTGTTTCAGGGGCAGACGTCCTATATCGGCAGTACGCCCAACGCGCTGGCTCTTGACTCGGCGGGCACAACACTTTACGTCGCCAATGGTCTCGACAACGCCCTGGCGGTCGTATCGCTGGCTGAAAGACAGGTGCAGGGCTACATTCCGACGCAGGCTTATCCCGGTGGTATTCTGTGCTCCGGCAAAGAGTTGTACGTTGCCAACCTCGAAGGCAACGGGTCCCGCATTGCGACGGCGGTCGAAACCGGCAGCGACCCGAAGCAGTTGGCCTTTACATCGCACCGGCAGTTGGCAACACTCTCGATCCTGAACGTACCTACCGAGGCCGAACTGGCGCGCTACACGGATGAGGTTCGTAAGATGAGTCTGCAGTTCCGGCTGGCGCTGGCCGAGCAGCTGCCACGGCCCAACGTACCGCCCCGACCAGTTCCGGAGCGTATTGGCGAACCATCGGTGTTCAGCCATGTGCTCTACATCATCAAGGAAAACCGCACCTACGATCAGGTGCTGGGCGATATACCGCAGGGGCGGGGCATGCCGTCGCTTTGCGTGTTTGGCGATAGCGTAACGCCGAATCAGCACCAGCTAACCCGCGAGTTTATGCTGCTCGATAACTATTACGTATCGGGTAAGTCATCGGCCGAAGGGCACCACTGGGCCGATGCCGCCATGGTAACGGATTACACCGAAAAAAGCGTCCGGGCGTGGTTTCGGTCGTATCCGCACGTGCTGTATGACGCACTGGTGTACAATAAAAAAGGCCTGATCTGGAACAACGCCCTCGACCACGGCAAAACCGTCCGCATCTACGGCGAAGCCTGTACGTGCCGGTTCGACAAGAAGCAGTACGACTGGCAAAAGCTCTTTCAGATGCGGCAGACGAGCCAGCCGTTCTCCTTTACGAACACCACGACCATCTCGCGGGTGCAGCCGATCCTGTCCATGGATTTCCCCGGCTGCGACGACGAAACCATCAGCGATCAGATGCGGGCCGACGCCTTTATCCGCGAACTGAACGAAACGGCCGCCCGTCCCGGCGACGAATGGCCCAACCTGATGGTCATGTCGCTGCCGAACGACCATACGTCGGGGACGAGCCCTCAGTTTCCAACGCCCCGCGCGATGGTGGCCGATAATGACCTGGCGGTGGGCCGGATTGTCGAGGCCGTTCAGCGCAGCCGGTTTGCGGCCAATACGGTTATTTTTATCACCGAAGACGACTCACAGGCTGGTTGGGACCACGTATCGGCCTACCGCACGACAGGGTACGTAATCAGTCCGTACTCACGGCTTCGCCGGACGGTACACACGAATTACAACCAGACATCCATGGTGCGCACTATCGAACAGATTCTGGGATTGCCACCCATGAACGTCATCGACGCGACGGCCCTGCCCATGTTCGACTGCTTCACCGACAAGGCTGATCTGACGCCGTTCACGGCCTTACCAAACCGAATTCGGCTCGATGAGATGAATAAGCCCTTGACCTCGCTGACTGGTGCTGCGCTCAATTTTGCCAGGCTGTCGATCAAAAACGCGGAGAAAGGTATGGACCGGGGCAACGACGATCAGATGAACCGGATTCTGTGGTTTGCTGCAAAAGGTAAAGTTCCGTATCCAAAAGCCTACGCCGGTTCGGCTAAAGATAAGGACGATGACGACGATGATTAA